The stretch of DNA CACCACGTTAATATATGAATTTAACATCATTCCCATAATGGAGAAAAGGCGGGATagctatatgcaggtacaaacCCTGATCCCGACATACCTTGTATCCCAAAGctttcagttcacttgtggagCAGGGGTACAGGTCCATAAATGTGTATCTATCCACAAGGAGTGCCGTCTCCTTCCCTTCATACCCCTCCTTGAATGCTGTGTGTCTCCTTTTTCCCACTTTCAGTATACTAGCTACATCTCCAATGTTGCTTTCCAAGGCCAGGAAACGTGCCCAAATCTCACTGCAGAAATCAAGGGAGGAAAAAAACAAGGAAATTCAGTTTTCC from Xenopus tropicalis strain Nigerian chromosome 8, UCB_Xtro_10.0, whole genome shotgun sequence encodes:
- the LOC108648826 gene encoding cleavage stimulation factor subunit 3-like isoform X1 gives rise to the protein MTPIRVLLELVLTSGSLPPEKSGEIWARFLALESNIGDVASILKVGKRRHTAFKEGYEGKETALLVDRYTFMDLYPCSTSELKALGYKDVPRAKLAALIPDPVVAPSIAPSLKDDVENQSIPNLTRPR
- the LOC108648826 gene encoding cleavage stimulation factor subunit 3-like isoform X2, which encodes MTPIRVLLELVLTSGSLPPEKSGEIWARFLALESNIGDVASILKVGKRRHTAFKEGYEGKETALLVDRYTFMDLYPCSTSELKALGYKHLDSILFLAEYSQSLQLQ